One Chryseobacterium indoltheticum DNA segment encodes these proteins:
- a CDS encoding DUF4403 family protein — MKIFKILFLLFSVGIFGQSNISGNPIYNFPKIKSSITMPVTIPLSEISNIINASVKDMIFQDDSYTDNDNDQFKVKVWKTRPIRLVGDVNQNILIEVPLKIWAEKGLGTLGVYTYQETTFETVMYFKTALSFKNNWTISTSTQPMGFKWVKKPVLDFGKIKIPITSLVEKSLKEQQQNFSKIIDKQMAEQLNFQQYAVLAWNAFSQPFNISEEYNTWLKITPINVNITPLKFYGNQINTNIGIDIFSETYTGTKPEASQPVKMVMNFNFIPLLADQFLLQTTANIPFSEATGIAKKTFLNKEFDIRNSKVKITDINVYGEANRIMIEAETEGYVNGTAFISGIPVYDEAKRKIVLSDTKFKLRTSNMLQKLATSLFKGKIVKMIEDEYGILTNDLETSSKKSIEEAFNKEYYKGLRMTGKVFNLKPHQILLNDSGITAVIDINANLRFTLKGF, encoded by the coding sequence ATGAAGATATTCAAAATATTATTTCTTTTGTTTTCTGTCGGTATTTTTGGACAAAGCAACATTTCCGGCAATCCTATTTATAATTTTCCGAAAATAAAGTCGAGCATAACAATGCCGGTAACCATTCCGTTATCGGAAATCAGCAATATTATTAATGCTTCGGTAAAAGACATGATCTTTCAGGATGATTCTTATACTGATAACGATAATGACCAGTTTAAAGTAAAAGTCTGGAAAACACGACCGATACGCTTAGTCGGAGATGTCAATCAAAACATACTGATTGAAGTTCCTCTAAAAATATGGGCAGAAAAAGGTCTCGGAACTTTGGGAGTTTATACGTATCAGGAAACGACTTTTGAAACGGTAATGTATTTTAAAACGGCCTTAAGCTTTAAAAATAATTGGACGATAAGCACTTCGACACAACCAATGGGTTTTAAATGGGTAAAAAAACCGGTGCTTGATTTTGGAAAAATTAAGATTCCTATTACGTCTTTAGTCGAAAAAAGTTTGAAAGAGCAACAGCAGAATTTCTCCAAAATTATTGATAAACAAATGGCCGAACAGCTCAACTTTCAACAATATGCTGTTTTGGCGTGGAATGCATTTTCTCAGCCTTTCAATATCTCTGAAGAATATAATACCTGGTTGAAAATTACGCCGATCAACGTAAATATTACGCCGCTGAAATTCTACGGCAATCAAATCAATACCAATATCGGCATCGATATTTTTTCGGAAACTTACACAGGAACAAAACCAGAAGCTTCGCAGCCTGTAAAAATGGTGATGAATTTTAATTTTATTCCTCTTTTAGCAGATCAATTTTTACTGCAGACTACTGCTAACATTCCTTTTTCTGAAGCGACCGGTATTGCAAAAAAAACATTTTTAAATAAAGAATTTGATATCAGAAATTCTAAAGTTAAAATTACAGATATCAATGTTTACGGAGAAGCAAACCGTATTATGATCGAGGCTGAAACGGAGGGTTATGTGAACGGAACCGCTTTTATTTCAGGTATTCCTGTTTATGACGAAGCTAAAAGGAAAATTGTACTTTCCGACACCAAATTCAAGCTTAGAACATCAAATATGCTGCAGAAATTAGCAACTTCTCTTTTCAAAGGGAAAATTGTGAAGATGATAGAAGATGAATACGGAATTCTGACAAATGATCTTGAAACATCATCTAAAAAAAGTATCGAAGAAGCTTTCAATAAAGAATATTATAAAGGATTGAGAATGACCGGTAAGGTTTTTAATCTGAAACCCCATCAGATTCTTTTGAACGACTCCGGAATTACAGCTGTAATTGATATTAATGCAAACTTGAGATTTACCTTAAAAGGATTTTAA
- a CDS encoding RDD family protein → MRKYLQIIDRHRATKGMRFANILVDRIAFNLIFFALGLAGGILDGIFGMYYFTKFFDQLAELGRVADIIITSVIFFFYIFLMEYFTKGRSLGKFVTGTKVLMTDGTEPTVKDYFNRNIIRLVPFDALSFFGENGWHDSWSDTRVINIRNYEAERQSKNEIDAIGVKEIA, encoded by the coding sequence ATGAGAAAATATTTACAAATTATTGACAGACACAGAGCTACAAAAGGGATGAGGTTCGCAAATATTCTTGTTGACAGAATTGCGTTTAACTTAATTTTTTTCGCTTTAGGTCTTGCAGGCGGCATTCTTGATGGAATTTTTGGAATGTATTATTTCACAAAATTCTTTGATCAGCTAGCAGAATTAGGAAGAGTTGCAGATATTATCATCACCAGCGTTATATTTTTCTTCTATATTTTTCTTATGGAATATTTTACCAAAGGAAGAAGTCTGGGAAAATTCGTGACCGGCACAAAAGTACTGATGACAGATGGAACAGAACCTACTGTGAAAGATTATTTTAATCGAAACATAATTAGATTGGTTCCTTTCGATGCCTTATCTTTTTTTGGAGAAAACGGATGGCATGATAGCTGGAGCGATACTCGAGTAATCAACATCAGAAATTATGAGGCTGAAAGACAGAGTAAGAACGAAATTGATGCAATTGGAGTAAAAGAAATTGCGTAA